Proteins from one Syngnathoides biaculeatus isolate LvHL_M chromosome 8, ASM1980259v1, whole genome shotgun sequence genomic window:
- the rbp2a gene encoding retinol-binding protein 2a — protein sequence MPADYNGRWEMVSNENFEEVMKALDIDFATRKVASHLHQTKVFVQNGDKFETKTLSTFRNYEVNFTVGVEFEEQTKGLDNRKVMTLVTWDGDKLVCVQKGEKENRGWKHWIEGDLLHLEIHVLNKVCHQVFKKAQ from the exons aTGCCTGCAGACTATAATGGACGCTGGGAGATGGTGAGCAATGAAAACTTTGAGGAGGTCATGAAAGCCCTCG ACATCGACTTTGCCACAAGAAAGGTTGCTTCCCATCTGCACCAGACTAAAGTCTTTGTGCAGAACGGAGACAAGTTTGAAACAAAGACCTTGAGCACCTTCAGGAACTACGAGGTCAACTTTACTGTAGGGGTGGAGTTTGAGGAGCAGACAAAGGGACTTGACAACCGAAAAGTCATG ACGCTGGTCACCTGGGACGGGGACAAACTAGTGTGTGTTCAGAAGGGAGAAAAGGAAAACCGGGGTTGGAAACATTGGATCGAGGGAGATCTGCTCCATCTG GAGATTCATGTGCTGAACAAAGTCTGCCACCAAGTATTTAAGAAGGCCCAGTAA